A window from Acinonyx jubatus isolate Ajub_Pintada_27869175 chromosome E1, VMU_Ajub_asm_v1.0, whole genome shotgun sequence encodes these proteins:
- the RUNDC1 gene encoding RUN domain-containing protein 1, giving the protein MAAVEASAEPVTVVAAVGPKAKDEEEEEEESPPPCEAVRWAPVGAVAEAGPGTAAFSEEAAAEEPGAAPGSPPDSPGRTLRRLRAERRRLDSALLALSSHFAQVQFRLRQVVRGAPAEQQRLLRELEDFAFRGCPHVLGYGGSEDPASDDGDGLPGDRPRLRGENQSEQEKREHLETQREKQKELILQLKTQLDDLETFAYQEGSYDSLPQSVVLERQRVIIDELIKKLDMNLNEDISSLSTEELRQRVDAAVAQIVNPARVKEQLVEQLKTQIRDLEMFINFIQDEVGSPLQADSAHCECKASGKTGSGSARTDSGRLPPGNSKTKAEDVKKVQETGLHLMRRALAVLQIFAVSQFGCATGQIPQTLWQRSQADRDYSPLLKRLEVSVDRVKQLALRHQPHDHVITSASLQDLSLGGKDELTTAVRKELTVAVRDLLAHGLYASSPGMSLVMAPIACLLPAFSSAPEAMHPWELFVKYYHAKNGRAYVESPARKLSQSFALPVMGGTVVTPKQSLLTAIHMVLTEHDPFKRSADSELKALVCMALNEQRLVSWVNLICKSGSLIEPHYQPWSYMAHTGFESALNLLSRLSSLKFSLPVDLAVRQLKNIKDAF; this is encoded by the exons ATGGCGGCTGTCGAAGCGTCTGCGGAGCCGGTAACGGTGGTAGCTGCCGTTGGTCCAAAGGCGAAGGacgaagaggaagaggaagaggagtcgCCGCCACCTTGCGAGGCGGTGCGCTGGGCCCCGGTGGGGGCAGTGGCGGAGGCCGGGCCTGGGACAGCTGCGTTCTCGGAAGAGGCGGCAGCCGAGGAGCCAGGCGCGGCCCCGGGCTCCCCTCCCGACTCGCCCGGCCGGACGCTGCGGCGGCTGCGGGCTGAGCGGCGGCGGCTGGACTCGGCGCTGCTTGCGCTGTCCTCGCACTTCGCGCAAGTGCAGTTCCGCCTGCGCCAGGTGGTGCGCGGTGCGCCCGCGGAGCAGCAGCGCCTCCTGCGCGAGCTCGAGGACTTCGCTTTCCGCGGTTGCCCGCACGTCCTGGGTTATGGGGGGTCCGAGGACCCCGCCAGCGACGATGGCGATGGGTTGCCAGGGGACCGGCCACGATTGCGGGGCGAGAACCAG AGTGAGCAGGAGAAACGGGAACATCTGGAAACCcaaagggagaagcagaaagaactTATACTGCAGCTCAAAACCCAGCTGGATGACCTGGAAACATTTGCCTATCAAGAGGGCAGTTACGACTCCCTGCCACAGTCCGTGGTCTTGGAAAGACAGCGG GTGATCATAGATGAACTAATAAAGAAACTGGACATGAATCTGAACGAGGACATCAGTTCACTGTCCACTGAGGAGCTGCGGCAGCGTGTGGATGCAGCTGTGGCTCAGATTGTCAACCCGGCCCGAGTGAAAGaacagttggttgagcagctgaagACTCAGATCCGAGACCTCGAGATGTTCATCAACTTCATCCAAG ATGAAGTGGGAAGCCCACTGCAGGCAGACAGTGCACACTGTGAGTGCAAGGCCAGTGGGAAGACAGGAAGTGGCTCCGCCAGGACTGACAGCGGCAGACTGCCTCCAGGAAACAGCAAAA CAAAGGCAGAAGACGTGAAGAAGGTTCAGGAGACGGGGCTGCACCTCATGCGGCGTGCACTCGCAGTGCTCCAGATCTTTGCCGTTAGCCAGTTTGGTTGCGCCACGGGCCAGATCCCACAAACCCTGTGGCAGAGAAGCCAGGCTGACAGGGACTACTCCCCCTTACTGAAGAGGCTGGAGGTATCAGTAGACAGAGTGAAGCAGCTCGCCCTGAGGCACCAGCCGCACGACCACGTCATCACCTCCGCCAGCCTCCAGGACCTCTCTCTGGGAGGCAAGGACGAGCTGACCACGGCCGTGCGGAAGGAGCTGACAGTGGCTGTAAGGGACCTGCTGGCCCATGGACTCTACGCCTCCTCACCGGGGATGAGCCTTGTCATGGCCCCCATTGCTTGTTTGCTGCCAGCCTTCTCCTCAGCTCCCGAGGCCATGCACCCGTGGGAGCTCTTTGTAAAGTACTACCATGCTAAGAACGGCCGTGCTTATGTGGAATCCCCCGCACGGAAGCTCTCCCAGTCCTTTGCCCTGCCGGTTATGGGAGGCACTGTGGTGACCCCCAAGCAGAGCTTACTGACCGCCATCCACATGGTGTTGACAGAGCACGACCCTTTTAAGCGCAGCGCAGACTCAGAGCTCAAGGCCTTGGTGTGCATGGCACTCAATGAGCAGCGGCTCGTGTCCTGGGTGAACCTGATCTGCAAGTCGGGGTCACTCATCGAGCCCCACTACCAGCCCTGGAGCTACATGGCGCACACAGGCTTTGAGAGCGCCCTCAACCTGCTCAGTCGCCTCAGCAGCCTCAAGTTCAGCCTCCCTGTAGACCTGGCCGTGCGCCAGCTCAAGAACATCAAAGATGCCTTTTGA
- the RPL27 gene encoding 60S ribosomal protein L27 produces the protein MGKFMKPGKVVLVLAGRYSGRKAVIVKNIDDGTSDRPYSHALVAGIDRYPRKVTAAMGKKKIAKRSKIKSFVKVYNYNHLMPTRYSVDIPLDKTVVNKDVFRDPALKRKARREAKVKFEERYKTGKNKWFFQKLRF, from the exons ATGGGCAAATTCATGAAACCCGGGAAGGTGGTGCTGGTCCTGGCCGGACGCTACTCCGGACGCAAGGCGGTCATCGTGAAG AACATCGATGATGGCACCTCAGACCGTCCCTACAGCCACGCTCTGGTGGCTGGAATTGACCGCTATCCCCGCAAAGTGACAGCTGCCATGGGCAAGAAGAAAATCGCCAAGAGGTCAAAGATCAAGTCTTTTGTGAAAGTTTATAACTACAATCACCTCATGCCCACAAG GTACTCTGTGGATATCCCCTTGGACAAAACTGTTGTCAACAAGGATGTCTTCAGAGACCCTGCTCTTAAACGCAAGGCCCGACGAGAGGCCAAGGTCAAGTTCGAGGAGAG GTACAAGACCGGCAAGAACAAATGGTTCTTCCAGAAGCTGcggttttaa
- the IFI35 gene encoding interferon-induced 35 kDa protein isoform X2, whose product MSVTHDAALHALREEQARLKRRLQQLQQWRREFGDFPHHDQVPFPVPLVPLVFRGHTQQGTEGSKPLVSKLRICYPLPGGSALVTFDDPKVAERVLQQKEHKIDIDECRLRVQVQSLELPVVTTIQVSTQISRRSVLVSGFPAGLRLSEEELLDKLEIFFGKSRNGGGDVESRKLLQSGVVLSFTKDAVAQHLCQAGQFTVPLGTKSFPLRISPFLSGEIQKAEET is encoded by the exons ATGTCAGTGACCCATGATGCC GCTCTCCATGCCCTTCGGGAGGAGCAGGCCAGACTAAAGAGGAGGCTGCAGCAGCTGCAGCAGTGGAGGAGGGAATTTGGGGACTTCCCTCACCACGACCAG gtcCCATTCCCGGTGCCCTTGGTCCCCCTGGTGTTCCGAGGACACACTCAGCAGGGCACAGAAGGGTCCAAGCCTTTGGTTTCCAAACTACGGATCTGCTACCCTCTGCCTGGAGGCTCTGCTCTGGTCACCTTCGACGATCCCAAGG TGGCCGAGAGGGTGCTGCAACAAAAGGAGCATAAGATCGACATCGATGAGTGCCGGCTGCGGGTGCAAGTCCAGTCCTTGGAGCTGCCCGTGGTGACCACCATCCAG GTGTCCACACAGATAAGCAGGAGGAGTGTGCTGGTCAGTGGGTTTCCTGCAGGGCTCAGGCTGAGTGAGGAGGAGCTGCTGGACAAGCTGGAGATCTTCTTTGGCAAGTCCAGGAATGGGGGTGGCGATGTGGAGAGTCGGAAGCTGCTGCAAAGTGGTGTCGTGCTGAGTTTCACTAAGGATGCAG TGGCCCAGCACCTGTGCCAGGCTGGCCAGTTTACAGTGCCACTGGGCACGAAAAGCTTCCCTTTGAGAATCTCTCCCTTCCTAAGTGGGGAGATCCAGAAGGCTGAG GAAACTTGA
- the IFI35 gene encoding interferon-induced 35 kDa protein isoform X1 — protein MSVTHDAALHALREEQARLKRRLQQLQQWRREFGDFPHHDQVPFPVPLVPLVFRGHTQQGTEGSKPLVSKLRICYPLPGGSALVTFDDPKVAERVLQQKEHKIDIDECRLRVQVQSLELPVVTTIQVSTQISRRSVLVSGFPAGLRLSEEELLDKLEIFFGKSRNGGGDVESRKLLQSGVVLSFTKDAVAQHLCQAGQFTVPLGTKSFPLRISPFLSGEIQKAEIVFRPVPQSVLVLNIPDVLDGPELQDILEIHFQKPSRGGGEVEALTVVPPGQRGLAVFTTTSG, from the exons ATGTCAGTGACCCATGATGCC GCTCTCCATGCCCTTCGGGAGGAGCAGGCCAGACTAAAGAGGAGGCTGCAGCAGCTGCAGCAGTGGAGGAGGGAATTTGGGGACTTCCCTCACCACGACCAG gtcCCATTCCCGGTGCCCTTGGTCCCCCTGGTGTTCCGAGGACACACTCAGCAGGGCACAGAAGGGTCCAAGCCTTTGGTTTCCAAACTACGGATCTGCTACCCTCTGCCTGGAGGCTCTGCTCTGGTCACCTTCGACGATCCCAAGG TGGCCGAGAGGGTGCTGCAACAAAAGGAGCATAAGATCGACATCGATGAGTGCCGGCTGCGGGTGCAAGTCCAGTCCTTGGAGCTGCCCGTGGTGACCACCATCCAG GTGTCCACACAGATAAGCAGGAGGAGTGTGCTGGTCAGTGGGTTTCCTGCAGGGCTCAGGCTGAGTGAGGAGGAGCTGCTGGACAAGCTGGAGATCTTCTTTGGCAAGTCCAGGAATGGGGGTGGCGATGTGGAGAGTCGGAAGCTGCTGCAAAGTGGTGTCGTGCTGAGTTTCACTAAGGATGCAG TGGCCCAGCACCTGTGCCAGGCTGGCCAGTTTACAGTGCCACTGGGCACGAAAAGCTTCCCTTTGAGAATCTCTCCCTTCCTAAGTGGGGAGATCCAGAAGGCTGAG ATCGTGTTCCGGCCAGTGCCCCAGTCAGTGCTGGTGCTCAACATTCCTGACGTCCTGGATGGCCCGGAGCTTCAGGACATCCTGGAGATCCACTTCCAGAAGCCCTCCcgtggaggtggggaggtggaggcCCTAACAGTTGTGCCCCCAGGACAGCGGGGCCTGGCGGTCTTCACCACCACGTCAGGCTAA